A segment of the Bacteroidia bacterium genome:
AAGCGCAGCGAAGTACCGAAGCGAAGCGCAGTGCGGAATGCCCCGACCCTTGCGTCAGCAAGGGGCACGCCCAAAAAGAAACTTAATCCATAAAATTTATTCCCTAACTCAAAAAAGACACAAAGTTTAGTCCCCGTGAAAATAAAAAAGTGAGGTCGGCACTACGCTAACCTCACTAAATATCTGCTAGAAGTGTTATTTTATGCAATTACCCAAGTATCCCCTGAATTGATAAGTTTAGTAATATCGCCCTTTCCTTTTTGTTCAATAGCATCCTGAATTTGCTGCTTCATTAAATCTTCGTAGCAAGGTCGGTTAGCGACATATAGCACACCAAAAGGACGAGGTAAATCGGTTTTATCAGGGTCCTCAAACATGCGTGTCAGGATATTAGCTTTAATTATGTCTGTTTCATCATGTATCCATAGGTCATTTACAGAAGCTTCGGACATATCTACCACTATGGGCTTAGTACCATCTAATTTGATACCTTTTTTGCCATTGTCAAAAAGCATGGGCTTGCCGTGTTCTACATAGATTCCTTTTTGGAATTTAGTTTCTTTTTCGGTAAAGACAAAGAAAGCGCCGTCATTAAAAATGTTGCAGTTTTGATAAATTTCTACAAACGAAGTGCCTCTATGATGCGCAGCTCGTTTGAGTACCATTTGTAAGTGTTTAGGGTCGCGGTCTAAAGAACGTGCTACAAAGGTTGCATCAGCGCCGAGGACTAAGGCACAAGGGTTGAAGGGGTGATCAATAGAACCCATAGGGGTAGATTTAGTAACTTTACCTTCTTCGGAAGTAGGGGAGTATTGTCCTTTAGTCAGACCATAAATTTGATTGTTAAACACTAAGAGTTGTACGTCAAAGTTTCGGCGAATGAGTTGTAAAGTGTGGTTTGTTCCGATAGAGAGTGCATCCCCATCACCCGAAATAATCCATACGGATAGGTCAGGGCGAATCATTTTCAAGCCTGCTGCTATAGCAGTAGCTCTGCCATGAATAGAATGTAAGCCATAAGCCTCCATGTAATAAGGAAAACGGCTTGAACATCCAATTCCCGAGATAAAGGCAAATTTTTCGCGCGGAATCCCTAATTCTGGTAAAACGGTTTGAACCTGCTTTAGGATAGAATAATCCCCACACCCGGGACACCAGCGCACTTCTTGATCTGAAGCGAAGTCTTTCGCTGTAAGTGTGGGTGTATGGTTCAATGTACTCACTTCTGCCATAGTACTTTTGTTGTTTAAAGGTTACACGTTGTTATTTACCTAATACTTCAAGAATTTTTGCTTTCATTTCAACAACATTGAAAGGTAGACCTTGAATTTTATTGAAAGGAATAGCATCTACAAGGAATTTATCTCTGACAATTTTTACTAATTGTCCGTTGTTTATTTCAGGTACAAGAACTTTTTTGTATCTTTTGAGTATGTCTCCAAGGTTTTTAGGGAAGGGGTTGAGATAGCGAAGATGAACTTGAGCTATGTTGTGTCCTTGATTATTCAGTTCACGTACAGCAGTGCGGATACAGCCAAAAGTAGACCCCCAGCCTAATACTACTAGTTCGCCACTTTCTGGACCTTGTTCTACTTCTTGTAAAGGAATAAAGTCGGCTACTTTATCTACTTTTGCTTGGCGCATTTTTACCATAAATTCGTGGTTTTCAGGGTCGTAGGATACATTACCTGTTTCATGTTGTTTTTCTAGTCCTCCGATGCGGTGTTCTAAACCTTTTGTGCCAGGTAAGACCCAAGGGCGAACGAATCTTTCATCACGTTTGTAGGGTAAGAGTTTACCGTTAGGGCTATTAGGTTCGGTTAAAAAGTTTGGTTTAATTTTCTTATATTTACTTAAATCAGGGATAAGCCAAGGTTCAGCGCCGTTAGCAATATAGCCATCAGAAAGAAGCATGACAGGCACCATGTGTTCAATAGCAATTCTAGAGGCTTCAATGGCTACATCGAAACAGTCGTTGGGTTGGCGAGTACAGATAACTACTACGGGACATTCTCCGTTTCTGCCATACATGGCTTGTAGTAGGTCTGCTTGTTCTGTTTTTGTAGGTAAACCTGTGGAAGGTCCTCCGCGTTGGATGTTGACAATTACAATCGGCAGTTCGAGCATAGTAGCTAAACCAATTGCTTCACCTTTGAGGGCTATACCAGGTCCAGAGCTAGTAGTAACAGCCAATGCGCCGCCGAAAGAAGCACCGATAGCCGCACATATTGCAGCGATTTCATCTTCGGCTTGAAAAGTATGCACATTAAAGGCTTTATGTTTAGAAAGTTCATGTAAAATATCAGATGCGGGCGTGATAGGGTAGCTTCCTAAGAATAAAGGTAAACCCGCTAATTCAGAAGCCGCAATAAAGCCATAAGCTAAGGCTTGATTGCCCATAATATTGCGGTATTTACCTTTCTCCATTGTAGGAGCTTGTTTTACATCATAACGAGTAGTAAAGAGTTCTGTGGTTTCGCCGTAGTCATATCCTGCACGTAGTAGACGTAAGTTTGCTTGTAAAATTTCGGGCTTTTTGGCAAATTTAGCTTCTAAG
Coding sequences within it:
- a CDS encoding 2-oxoacid:ferredoxin oxidoreductase subunit beta; translated protein: MAEVSTLNHTPTLTAKDFASDQEVRWCPGCGDYSILKQVQTVLPELGIPREKFAFISGIGCSSRFPYYMEAYGLHSIHGRATAIAAGLKMIRPDLSVWIISGDGDALSIGTNHTLQLIRRNFDVQLLVFNNQIYGLTKGQYSPTSEEGKVTKSTPMGSIDHPFNPCALVLGADATFVARSLDRDPKHLQMVLKRAAHHRGTSFVEIYQNCNIFNDGAFFVFTEKETKFQKGIYVEHGKPMLFDNGKKGIKLDGTKPIVVDMSEASVNDLWIHDETDIIKANILTRMFEDPDKTDLPRPFGVLYVANRPCYEDLMKQQIQDAIEQKGKGDITKLINSGDTWVIA
- a CDS encoding 2-oxoacid:acceptor oxidoreductase subunit alpha; translated protein: MAKPIVLKEEVTIRFAGDSGDGMQLTGTEFTNASAIVGNDLSTFPDYPAEIRAPQGTVAGVSGFQIHFGSTEVDTPGDICNVLVAMNAAALKANLRYLETGGLIIANTDGFDEKNLRLAKLEKNPLEDGSLDKYTVIKIDITKIARTALQDSGLSTRDIDRSKNMFVLGLLMWLYNRPLDVTIRNLEAKFAKKPEILQANLRLLRAGYDYGETTELFTTRYDVKQAPTMEKGKYRNIMGNQALAYGFIAASELAGLPLFLGSYPITPASDILHELSKHKAFNVHTFQAEDEIAAICAAIGASFGGALAVTTSSGPGIALKGEAIGLATMLELPIVIVNIQRGGPSTGLPTKTEQADLLQAMYGRNGECPVVVICTRQPNDCFDVAIEASRIAIEHMVPVMLLSDGYIANGAEPWLIPDLSKYKKIKPNFLTEPNSPNGKLLPYKRDERFVRPWVLPGTKGLEHRIGGLEKQHETGNVSYDPENHEFMVKMRQAKVDKVADFIPLQEVEQGPESGELVVLGWGSTFGCIRTAVRELNNQGHNIAQVHLRYLNPFPKNLGDILKRYKKVLVPEINNGQLVKIVRDKFLVDAIPFNKIQGLPFNVVEMKAKILEVLGK